The genomic stretch CAAGCACGTGGAGGTGAGCTGGGCCGCTTCCGGCAGCTGCCGGCCCGgagagcccgccccgcccccgcttTCCGGGCCAGCGTCTGCCCCGCTTCGGGCTCTGCGCCCACCACTTGGCCCCTTGAGTGGGGGCCGGCCCGGGCGCCGTCGGCCGCCCAGCCACCCACGAGGGCCCCGGGGAGTCCAAGCCTCGGAGCTGTTAGCGCTGCGCTGCCATCACCTGGGGCCCGGGCTGGACCTCGCGTCCCTCCCGGACCGGGTGGGGGCGTTTCCCACCCCCGCGACGGCGCCCGCCCCGTCGGCGCACCCGCTTCTCCAGCCGGGGACGGACTGCGGTGTCCCGTTCTGTCCCGCACAGACCGGGGAGATCGTGGCCCTCAAGAAGGTGGCCCTGCGGCGGCTGGAGGATGGCATCCCCAACCAGGCCCTGCGGGAGATCAAGGCGCTTCAGGAGATCGAGGACAATCAGCACGTGAGTGGCGCTGGGCTccggccctgggccctgggctgcgAAGGGCTCCGCCTGCGCcgctgcctccctccctgtcttgTCCACCTCATCCCCCCACTTAATGTCATTCCCCGTTCATTTCTTTAGTCACTGACttctttatataaaacatttggtAATTTGTAATGATAATAACAGCCTCTGTTGAGCTTCTGTTCTGCAGGCTGGGTTACCTGTGTTAGGTTGGGTGTCATTCTGAGCTCTCTGCTCTCCGAAAGGCCCATCTCAGCTTCTCGCATTCTCAGGCCAGGGGAGGAGGCTCATCCACCTGTTGTGGACGCGCAGCGGTCCGTGGAGGCTTTGGCCCGGTTCTGCTGGAGGAGTCCAGGTGTTCTAGCCTGGGGTCCGCCCATAGGCCCTACCTCGTGCTGGGCATGGGTCCCCTTTGGGCTCCTGGGGGAGATGCACAGCGATGGCAGGGCCCATGTGGCCTGGTTGTGCTGTGATGGGGCTGGAGGCACTGTGGGCACGGGGGAGGGACTCATACACCCCCAACCTCATTACTCTTCCTGGGGCTTTTTCTTGTTCCTGGGGAGTGACAACCCTGTCCTGCTCCTACTTGTTTGTTATTCTCTGGAGATGTCCATGATGTATGTATCATATATGACAAAAGCATGTTGtaaaactttttataaaacacATCTAAAAGTATGTCCTTCTAGTTTtgtataaaaatgtgtatatagaTCTGAATAGGTGTTCGTATCTGCTGTATCTGTTGTGAAGTGGGATAGAAAGTACTTGTAAGGTGGATTGTAGGCGAtaggatttttctggtttttttttttctttataatttattatctGGATGTATGTGTGCAATCTGCGGAATGATTGTGTGCTACTTTCAAAGCGTGACAACCAGCAGTAAggctatttgcattttcttgaggAAAGTTCCAGGGCTTGTAGACCACACatgtgggaggggtggagggtcTGTCAGAAGGCTGGTGACATGGGCTCCTAGCTTGCATCAGCAGCCCTGCAGTTTCTACCGTAAAACTGCCCACAGTTGAGCCCCGGTCACCAGAGCTGCCTCCTCACTGTGCCACCCTCCCCACTGTCAGTGTTGGTGGAATCCATCCCTGCATGAAAAGAGAACCCCAGCCCctcttttcattcattccacaTAACTTGTGGAATGTCTCCTGTGATGAGCACCGTCCGGGCCACAGCACAGAGCAGAGCAGATGTCCTTCTCCTAAAGGATCGTACATGTTCTTGTCCCTCCAGCCTCCTGTTCCCACCTCAGGCTTTGTGCTTGTCTCTCTTGCCTCTGCTCTGACCTTCTATTCAGGGTCTATTCTGACCCTTCTATGCTCTCTCTGCCCTCAGAACCAGGATagactgggtggggaggggaaggcacTTTGCTTGCTTACGTGTCATCTATCTGTGTCCCTGTGCTGTGAGCTCCTTCTGGCCCTCAGGACCTGCCAGGCCTGGCTCCTACTCCCCGCTGTGCCACCTGGTCCCTGCCACCCGTGGGCCCTCGGGATGTTTATGGGATGTGGCTCTTGGATGGCCCTAGGTAGAGGAAACCGCAGGAGCCCTGTtccgtgcgtgtgtgtgtgtgtgtgtgtgtctgtgcatatgCGTGTTTTAGAGAGACAGACACCCTGGGTGATTTTCCAGTTCCTGGCCTGGGGAGCACCGGACACTGCCCTGGTGCCCTTCCTACAGCCTCCTCCTCTGAATGAGTGCAGCATTGGGTGGGGACCTGCTTTCTCTCCAGAGAGGGGAGCATCTAGGGAGCCCTGAACTCCCTTCTGACCTCAGATCTCACATCACTTCACCTGCTGTGTCCTGTGTCAGGGCTGGGGGTCCCCGAGAGGGTCCGGGCCATGTGGGTCCGAGGCTGACAAGATGCCTGGCTTGCAGGTGGTGCAGCTGAAGGCTGTGTTCCCTCACGGCGCGGGCTTTGTGCTGGCCTTCGAGTTCATGCTGTCGGATCTGGCTGAGGTGGTGCGCCACGCCCAGAGGCCACTGGTCCAGGCGCAGGTCAAGAGCTACCTGCAGATGCTGCTCAAGGGTGTCGCATTCTGTCATGCCAACAACATCGTGCATCGGGTCAGTCTCCGTGCCTGCTGCGGTGGGACCTGCAGGCCCAGACCTTGAAGAAGACATGGttggagggggttggggggacaggacctgtgggttGGCCACACCACAGAGTAAGTGGTCGTGGAGAGGGTGGGGGCCTGGCTGACCCGTGCTTAGCCTGCCAGGCCCTCCTGCCCCAAGGCCCTCTGGGGGATCTGGAGGAACTGATGCCTCCGTTGGTGTGCTCAGGACCTAAAACCAGCCAACCTGCTCATCAGTGCCTCAGGCCAGCTCAAGATAGCGGACTTCGGCCTGGCCCGGGTCTTTTCCCCAGATGGCAGCCGTCTCTACACGCACCAGGTGGCCACCAGGTAGGGAGGGCTGATTCCCAGGCAGGACGTGGCAATGGACGGGCCCCGGCCTCCTCACTGGAGATGAGAGGCTTCTGGACCTTCAGTTCAGACCTTGCTAATCAGGCTGTTGTGGGGCTGGGTGACTGTTCCAGACAGCCTCTGACAGGCCAGCGCTTGGTTGTAactgcctgccttcctcctcaCAGGTGGTATCGAGCTCCTGAGCTGCTGTATGGCGCCCGCCAGTATGACCAGGGTGTCGACCTATGGTGAGCTGGGTGGGGGTCAAGTGTGATCAGATGGGAAGCTCCTGGGCTGGGATCGGGGGGTGGTCTGAGGCTCAAGGCCTGTGGATCCTCTACGCAGGTGATAGGGATGGCTATCCCAGGACGGGAGCTGTCCAGAGGCCTGACCTTTATTCGGGGGCGGATGGTGTAGACATGCCTAGGAGCTTGAGATTTAGCAGGTGTTTGAGAAGTGTGCCTCAGAAGGTGAGGTGGCAGCTCTGTGTCCCAGAAATTGAGGCTCTGGGGAGTCTCAGAACTGTCAAGGGTGTTGCTGTGTGTTTTAGGCTTGAGGAGAGTAAGCTCATCGGGAGGTGGATGTGTTTTGTGTTCTAGgcttgtggtgtgtgtgtataagtcTGTTTCTAGACATGAAGCATCTGTGCTGTTTTGTGGTTCCTTGGCCCTAGGATGGGATGTGGGTGCTGTGTGTTGTGTGAGGTGACCGAGCTGGCGTGGGCGGTCCTGTGTCCGGGTGTGTGGTGACCGAGCTGGCGTGGGCGGGCCCATGTCCGGGTGTGTGGTGACCGAGCTGGCGTGGGCGGGCCCATGTCCGGGTGTGTGGTGACCGAGCTGGCGTGGGTGGGCCTGTGTCCGGGTGTGTGGTGACCGAGCTGGTGTGGGCGGGCCCGTGTCCAGGTGTGAGGTGACCGAGCTGGCATGGGGAGGCCAGTGTCCTGGTGTGAGGTGACCGAGCTCCTGAGTTTGTATCCACAGGGCTGTGGGCTGCATCCTGGGGGAATTGCTGAACGGGTCGCCTTTGTTTCCTGGGGAGAATGATATCGAACAGCTCTGCTGCGTGCTTCGGATCTTGGGCACCCCTAGCCCTCAAGTCTGGCCGGTTTGCAGGAGTTCCtggtggggaagggtgggggcagGTGTCCTCCCTTCCCCTGACAGCCAGGACTGCCCGTCCCCACGCTCTTCCTCCTGGCCCCATGCCTCTTTGGCCCCACATACTCCTGGCCTgtccctgtgtccccagcacaCTCGCACTTCTCACACCGGCGTTGGCGCAGGGGCCTGAGTCCAGGAGGGGGTGTGGGACCTCAGGAATCTTGGGTGAGGGTGGGCAGGCGGCTGCCATAAGCTGGTGATGGTGGTTCTAGGAGATCACGGAGCTGCCCGATTACAACAAGATCTCCTTCAAGGAGCAGGCGCCTGTGCCCCTGGAGGAGGTGCTGCCCGATGCGTCTCCCCAGGCCTTGGACCTGCTGGGGCGGTTCCTCCTCTACCCCCCACACCAGCGCATTTCTGCCTCCCAGGTACTGGTACTTGCTTCCCCCGAGCCTCCTCACTTGGGGCCCTGGAAGCCAAGGGGGGAGGCCCCTTAGGACCATGGGGTCATGGGCAGGCCAGGGGCACTGCCCACCTTGCAGAAGAGCACATTGGGTTACCAGTGACTGGCTCCCTCATCCCTTCAACTGCTGCTGCTCCACTTCTGTATACACCTGTGTCGTCTTGAGGCCTTGGGCGGAGGATTGGGCTTGACTTTGGGGAGCTGAGATGTAAGCACCAGAGGtgtttttcaaagagaaatgatGAGCAGAGGTCTGGCAGGGGACCTGGAAGGGTAGGTTGTGtggcagggaaggaggggaagatcATGGGCTGACAGCCAGTAGTGCAGGGGGCCTTGCTCTCCGGTGTACCCATGTCCCCACCCTGCCCTCAGCACCCGCATAGACAGGGTGTGTTCTGTCGTCATCAGTCCCTCTAACGTGGGTGGAGGCTGTCTAAGTGCTTCCTTCAGTGAGCCCAGCACCCCTTCACCCCGCATGGCCTGCTGCCTGTTCAGGGTGCCCTCTGCCTGGCGGGCTGCACATACCCCCTGTGCGGTTCTCCTGGGGCACCCTCTCAGCAGA from Canis aureus isolate CA01 chromosome 1, VMU_Caureus_v.1.0, whole genome shotgun sequence encodes the following:
- the CDK20 gene encoding cyclin-dependent kinase 20 isoform X12, with amino-acid sequence MDQYCILGRIGEGAHGVVFKAKHVETGEIVALKKVALRRLEDGIPNQALREIKALQEIEDNQHVVQLKAVFPHGAGFVLAFEFMLSDLAEVVRHAQRPLVQAQVKSYLQMLLKGVAFCHANNIVHRDLKPANLLISASGQLKIADFGLARVFSPDGSRLYTHQVATRWYRAPELLYGARQYDQGVDLWAVGCILGELLNGSPLFPGENDIEQLCCVLRILGTPSPQVWPVCRSSWRSRSCPITTRSPSRSRRLCPWRRCCPMRLPRPWTCWGGSSSTPHTSAFLPPRPSCTSTSSQLPCLPTPRSCRFPSAQGDLPPKPTQGRPTSMTSVWTGLSKSRC
- the CDK20 gene encoding cyclin-dependent kinase 20 isoform X11; protein product: MDQYCILGRIGEGAHGVVFKAKHVETGEIVALKKVALRRLEDGIPNQALREIKALQEIEDNQHVVQLKAVFPHGAGFVLAFEFMLSDLAEVVRHAQRPLVQAQVKSYLQMLLKGVAFCHANNIVHRDLKPANLLISASGQLKIADFGLARVFSPDGSRLYTHQVATRWYRAPELLYGARQYDQGVDLWAVGCILGELLNGSPLFPGENDIEQLCCVLRILGTPSPQVWPEITELPDYNKISFKEQAPVPLEEVLPDASPQALDLLGRFLLYPPHQRISASQALLHQYFFTAPLPAHPSELPIPQRPGGPAPKAHSGPPHVHDFRVDRPLEESLLNPELIRPFIPEG
- the CDK20 gene encoding cyclin-dependent kinase 20 isoform X13, which codes for MDQYCILGRIGEGAHGVVFKAKHVETGEIVALKKVALRRLEDGIPNQALREIKALQEIEDNQHVVQLKAVFPHGAGFVLAFEFMLSDLAEVVRHAQRPLVQAQVKSYLQMLLKGVAFCHANNIVHRDLKPANLLISASGQLKIADFGLARVFSPDGSRLYTHQVATRWYRAPELLYGARQYDQGVDLWAVGCILGELLNGSPLFPGENDIEQLCCVLRILGTPSPQVWPEITELPDYNKISFKEQAPVPLEEVLPDASPQALDLLGRFLLYPPHQRISASQVWNEVSRTKELWRARRSGQAPCSLLLW
- the CDK20 gene encoding cyclin-dependent kinase 20 isoform X14 — encoded protein: MDQYCILGRIGEGAHGVVFKAKHVETGEIVALKKVALRRLEDGIPNQALREIKALQEIEDNQHVVQLKAVFPHGAGFVLAFEFMLSDLAEVVRHAQRPLVQAQVKSYLQMLLKGVAFCHANNIVHRDLKPANLLISASGQLKIADFGLARVFSPDGSRLYTHQVATRWYRAPELLYGARQYDQGVDLWAVGCILGELLNGSPLFPGENDIEQLCCVLRILGTPSPQVWPEITELPDYNKISFKEQAPVPLEEVLPDASPQALDLLGRFLLYPPHQRISASQVWNEVSRTKELWRRYR
- the CDK20 gene encoding cyclin-dependent kinase 20 isoform X10, with amino-acid sequence MDQYCILGRIGEGAHGVVFKAKHVETGEIVALKKVALRRLEDGIPNQALREIKALQEIEDNQHVVQLKAVFPHGAGFVLAFEFMLSDLAEVVRHAQRPLVQAQVKSYLQMLLKGVAFCHANNIVHRDLKPANLLISASGQLKIADFGLARVFSPDGSRLYTHQVATRWYRAPELLYGARQYDQGVDLWAVGCILGELLNGSPLFPGENDIEQLCCVLRILGTPSPQVWPEITELPDYNKISFKEQAPVPLEEVLPDASPQALDLLGRFLLYPPHQRISASQVWNEVSRTKELWRQLCLRRWSSYKAPQMTLGTQTWKEYYLCRSELEFRMESGRPEKDFICRAIAGHNGGIDELAYISTNECRFDGQEKSVVCTVSSDSTVRAWDVQEHGLLFRVQSRLHILFTSRSVEENPPPPPFSTQSSLPVPK
- the CDK20 gene encoding cyclin-dependent kinase 20 isoform X9 gives rise to the protein MDQYCILGRIGEGAHGVVFKAKHVETGEIVALKKVALRRLEDGIPNQALREIKALQEIEDNQHVVQLKAVFPHGAGFVLAFEFMLSDLAEVVRHAQRPLVQAQVKSYLQMLLKGVAFCHANNIVHRDLKPANLLISASGQLKIADFGLARVFSPDGSRLYTHQVATRWYRAPELLYGARQYDQGVDLWAVGCILGELLNGSPLFPGENDIEQLCCVLRILGTPSPQVWPEITELPDYNKISFKEQAPVPLEEVLPDASPQALDLLGRFLLYPPHQRISASQVWNEVSRTKELWRQLCLRRWSSYKAPQMTLGTQTWKEYYLCRSELEFRMESGRPEKDFICRAIAGHNGGIDELAYISTNECRFDGQEKSVVCTVSSDSTVRAWDVQEGTEIWSSPLQPAALVNLAAYPRLQLVVTVDKQGLIKTWKAENGREWASFSLPTSSSALQACDHPETPFLLWIHPCGKRQYEHCRYRSQKHWDEYSEVILLQRAAWFR